One segment of Manihot esculenta cultivar AM560-2 chromosome 4, M.esculenta_v8, whole genome shotgun sequence DNA contains the following:
- the LOC110613286 gene encoding actin-depolymerizing factor 5 — protein MAMAFKMATTGMWVADECKNSFKEMKWKKVHRFIVFKIDEKSRLVTVDKVGGPGEGYDELAASLPNDDCRYAVFDFDFVTVDNCRKSKIFFIAWSPAASRIRAKMLYATSKAGLRRVLDGIHYELQATDPTEMGFDVIRDRAK, from the exons ATGGCGATGGCTTTCAAGATG GCAACCACTGGAATGTGGGTGGCTGATGAATGCAAGAACTCGTTCAAGGAGATGAAGTGGAAGAAGGTTCACAGGTTCATAGTGTTCAAGATCGATGAGAAATCAAGATTGGTTACCGTCGATAAGGTTGGTGGCCCCGGCGAGGGCTACGATGAGCTTGCTGCTTCCTTGCCCAATGATGATTGTAGATATGCTGTTTTTGATTTCGACTTTGTCACCGTCGATAATTGCCGGAAGAGCAAGATCTTCTTCATTGCATG GTCTCCAGCAGCATCAAGAATCAGAGCAAAAATGCTGTATGCAACCTCCAAAGCTGGATTGAGGAGAGTGCTGGACGGTATCCACTATGAACTTCAAGCAACTGACCCAACTGAGATGGGATTTGATGTCATTAGGGACAGAgccaaataa